A genome region from Paenibacillus pabuli includes the following:
- a CDS encoding aminotransferase class I/II-fold pyridoxal phosphate-dependent enzyme, giving the protein MNPLAEQLNESIQAGSSHVYSMLSQLGKEIYFPKEGILSQSAEAASLAKTYNATIGIALEGGVPMHLPVIQEKLSAFQPKDLYPYAPPAGKPELRTVWRDKMLKETPSLEGKTFGNPIVTNALTHGLSIVADLFVEEGDAVIYPDKNWENYELTFGIRRHGQLVHYPLFDDQLNFNSRGLLEALLAQKGKGKAIVLLNFPNNPTGYTPGGKEADAIVDTIRQAAEAGVDVVAVTDDAYFGLFFEDSIHESLFGKLANIHPRVLTVKVDGATKEEFVWGFRVGFITYAHENAAVLHALEQKTLGIIRATISSGPHPSQTFVLDALKAPEFEAQKQEKFEIMKGRANKVKAILDSGKYGDGWDYYPFNSGYFMCLKLKDVDAETLRSHLLHKYGVGTIALGEADLRIAFSCIEESGLEDLFDTIYRGITDLKTN; this is encoded by the coding sequence ATGAATCCACTGGCTGAACAGTTGAACGAAAGTATTCAGGCAGGCAGCAGTCACGTCTACTCCATGCTGTCGCAGCTCGGCAAAGAGATCTATTTCCCAAAAGAAGGTATCCTGAGTCAGTCTGCTGAAGCAGCAAGCCTGGCCAAGACCTATAATGCTACGATTGGTATTGCTCTGGAGGGCGGTGTGCCGATGCATCTTCCGGTTATTCAGGAGAAGCTGTCTGCATTCCAACCGAAGGACCTCTATCCTTACGCTCCGCCTGCGGGTAAGCCCGAACTGCGGACGGTATGGAGAGACAAGATGCTGAAGGAGACCCCTTCACTTGAAGGCAAAACGTTTGGCAACCCCATTGTGACCAATGCATTGACTCATGGACTCAGTATTGTAGCCGATCTCTTCGTTGAAGAAGGGGACGCTGTTATATATCCGGATAAAAACTGGGAAAACTACGAGCTGACTTTCGGAATTCGTCGTCATGGCCAGCTGGTTCATTATCCCCTGTTTGATGACCAACTGAACTTTAATAGTCGCGGACTGCTCGAAGCACTTCTTGCACAGAAGGGCAAAGGCAAAGCCATCGTGCTGCTCAACTTCCCGAACAATCCAACAGGCTACACGCCTGGAGGTAAAGAAGCCGATGCGATCGTGGACACGATTCGTCAGGCTGCGGAAGCAGGTGTAGACGTGGTTGCCGTGACAGACGATGCTTACTTTGGTCTGTTCTTCGAGGATTCCATTCACGAATCGTTGTTTGGCAAATTGGCCAATATTCATCCACGCGTGCTCACTGTCAAAGTGGATGGTGCGACGAAGGAAGAGTTCGTATGGGGCTTCCGTGTTGGTTTCATCACTTATGCACATGAAAATGCTGCGGTTCTGCATGCGCTGGAGCAAAAAACACTTGGTATTATTCGGGCTACTATCTCCAGTGGTCCGCATCCATCACAGACCTTTGTCCTGGATGCACTGAAAGCACCGGAGTTTGAAGCACAGAAACAGGAGAAGTTTGAGATCATGAAAGGCCGTGCGAACAAGGTGAAAGCCATTCTCGATAGCGGTAAATACGGAGATGGCTGGGATTACTATCCGTTCAACTCCGGCTACTTCATGTGTCTGAAGCTAAAAGACGTTGATGCAGAAACACTTCGTTCCCACTTGCTGCACAAGTACGGGGTAGGCACCATTGCACTGGGTGAAGCTGACCTGCGCATCGCCTTCTCCTGTATTGAAGAGTCCGGACTGGAAGATCTGTTTGATACCATCTACCGTGGCATCACCGATCTGAAGACGAACTGA
- a CDS encoding pyridoxamine 5'-phosphate oxidase family protein: protein MRRKEFTVDEEKEITAFLDQCSFGFLGTVSPDGQPRVTPLNFVYMDGCFYFHGSLAGEKMKQIKHNSSVSFTVAEEFSLIPSYFSDPELACPATSFFKSVMASGQAEPVQDLEIKGKVLQRFMEKLQPQGGYVPIDAADSRYTGRLKAVAVVRIVPEHLSAKFKFGQNLSTERFEHISGQLKQRNEGRDAETAEMMRKYCPFHQQ, encoded by the coding sequence ATGAGACGCAAAGAATTTACGGTAGATGAAGAAAAAGAAATTACTGCATTTCTGGATCAGTGCTCCTTCGGATTTCTGGGAACTGTCAGTCCGGATGGGCAACCACGGGTAACCCCGCTCAATTTCGTATATATGGACGGATGCTTTTATTTCCATGGCAGTCTTGCCGGGGAGAAAATGAAACAGATCAAGCATAATTCCTCGGTCAGCTTTACGGTGGCTGAAGAGTTTTCTCTGATCCCCTCTTACTTCAGTGATCCCGAACTGGCTTGTCCCGCAACCTCCTTTTTCAAAAGTGTCATGGCATCCGGACAGGCAGAGCCTGTTCAGGATCTGGAAATCAAGGGCAAGGTACTGCAGCGGTTCATGGAAAAGCTTCAGCCGCAAGGTGGATATGTCCCCATTGACGCTGCCGATTCCCGGTATACGGGTAGATTAAAGGCTGTTGCTGTCGTTCGAATCGTGCCGGAACATCTCAGTGCCAAGTTCAAATTCGGACAGAATCTCTCCACCGAACGTTTCGAGCATATCAGCGGGCAGCTGAAACAGCGCAATGAGGGAAGAGATGCAGAAACAGCCGAAATGATGCGGAAATATTGCCCTTTTCATCAGCAATAA
- a CDS encoding PLP-dependent aminotransferase family protein, protein MELWLPLDSYEHQHRYKYMALYHALRDAIHAGTLVGGTRLPSTRELASQYAMSRGSVAQVYDMLLADGYVEAHRGRGTFVTGTFTAEEKGEQEAVIHLSPWGERVSTLDTQKAVGSVSVQDQHVIDFHVHRMPAGHFPTSEWKSALAAVHRSDWREQSGAAGDPELREAIASHLRWTRGIQAEASQIVLFSGSMQGITLLAQLLIPEGAQVILENPGYQGIAHAVNACGGCIVPASVDSQGIIPEDWNAQTLFVTPTRQFPTGAVLGLDRRKTLLAWASKRNAVIIEDDYDSEFRWGGRPIEPLKVLDREQRVIYVGSFSQTMIASFRLGYAVLPPSLVLPLLAAKALYEPVPPALLEQRALAKWMSRGGYLRHLRRLTRLYGERHAFFVQEMLHQLPEAFTMQPGDAGLHIYATWNDSPDSFLKFKSIAQEEGVLFRDAARYQLIPSPPAVCFGFAHLEKEEITEGIRRLRLAWEKSTFSFH, encoded by the coding sequence ATGGAACTGTGGCTACCCTTGGATTCCTATGAGCACCAGCATCGTTATAAATACATGGCACTTTACCATGCCTTGCGCGATGCCATTCACGCGGGAACACTCGTTGGCGGAACACGTCTCCCTTCCACCCGAGAACTTGCGAGCCAGTATGCCATGTCACGCGGTTCTGTAGCACAGGTATACGACATGCTGCTTGCGGATGGTTACGTAGAGGCACATCGGGGCAGAGGTACATTCGTTACAGGCACGTTTACGGCAGAGGAAAAAGGGGAGCAGGAAGCAGTTATTCACCTGTCTCCATGGGGGGAACGCGTGAGCACACTGGATACTCAAAAAGCTGTGGGATCTGTCTCTGTCCAGGATCAGCACGTCATCGATTTTCATGTCCATCGAATGCCCGCAGGCCACTTCCCCACATCGGAGTGGAAAAGTGCACTCGCCGCCGTACATCGGAGTGATTGGCGGGAGCAGAGCGGTGCAGCAGGGGACCCTGAGCTGCGTGAGGCCATCGCTTCACATCTGAGATGGACGCGGGGGATTCAGGCGGAAGCATCCCAGATCGTGCTGTTCAGCGGTTCGATGCAAGGCATTACATTGCTGGCGCAGCTGCTTATTCCGGAAGGGGCGCAAGTCATATTGGAAAATCCGGGCTACCAGGGAATCGCGCATGCGGTGAATGCCTGTGGGGGCTGTATCGTCCCGGCAAGTGTGGACTCGCAGGGCATCATCCCTGAAGATTGGAACGCACAGACGTTGTTCGTCACTCCAACCCGGCAGTTCCCGACTGGTGCCGTGTTAGGACTCGACAGACGCAAGACACTGCTTGCATGGGCTTCCAAGCGTAATGCCGTCATTATTGAAGATGACTATGACAGTGAATTCCGCTGGGGCGGCAGACCGATTGAACCGCTCAAAGTATTGGATCGCGAGCAGCGGGTAATCTACGTTGGATCATTCTCACAGACGATGATTGCTTCCTTCCGGCTGGGCTATGCTGTCTTGCCACCAAGTCTGGTGTTGCCGCTACTGGCAGCGAAAGCCCTGTACGAACCGGTCCCTCCTGCATTATTGGAACAGCGAGCCCTGGCTAAATGGATGAGCAGGGGAGGATACCTGCGGCATTTGAGACGGTTAACCCGGCTATATGGGGAGCGACATGCTTTTTTTGTTCAGGAGATGCTGCATCAGTTACCAGAGGCATTCACCATGCAGCCAGGGGATGCAGGACTTCACATCTATGCCACCTGGAATGACAGTCCGGACAGTTTCCTGAAATTCAAATCGATTGCACAGGAAGAAGGCGTGTTATTTCGGGATGCCGCGCGTTATCAACTTATCCCCAGTCCTCCTGCCGTCTGTTTTGGTTTTGCACATCTGGAGAAGGAGGAAATTACGGAAGGGATCAGGAGACTGCGGCTGGCATGGGAGAAGAGTACATTTTCGTTTCACTGA
- a CDS encoding AraC family transcriptional regulator — MLQASPSSFVILPAVAKIVCEPGWKWQKREKPMQNYDLFYVWSGEGTVVLNDRSYEVGKGSCFLFRPGDHPTATHNKQKPLVLTYIHFDVDIPVNDVPQSYREVLETVEFEHLLARYVRLFLSDVYGRDEESRLILKQLMIHLLRADTEAPVEKRVSNQLSDVIQEVANYVRQHPGITHRVEDLAARAGLSPRYFSIKFKELIGSSVQSYIIRMRIERAEHLLVHTGMNVTEVADALGYRDIFFFSRQFKQYTGKSPSEIR; from the coding sequence ATGCTGCAGGCATCGCCGTCATCTTTTGTTATTTTGCCCGCCGTCGCCAAAATTGTCTGCGAACCGGGATGGAAGTGGCAGAAGCGGGAAAAACCGATGCAGAACTATGATTTATTTTATGTATGGAGTGGTGAAGGGACCGTTGTGCTGAATGACCGGTCGTATGAAGTTGGGAAGGGCAGCTGTTTCCTGTTCAGACCAGGCGACCATCCTACTGCAACGCATAACAAGCAAAAACCGTTGGTACTTACGTATATTCATTTTGATGTAGATATACCCGTTAATGACGTACCCCAGTCTTATCGTGAGGTACTGGAAACGGTGGAATTTGAGCATTTGCTGGCCCGGTATGTAAGACTGTTCCTATCCGATGTATATGGGCGGGATGAAGAGAGCCGACTTATTTTGAAACAGCTGATGATTCATTTGCTGCGTGCGGATACGGAAGCACCTGTGGAGAAAAGGGTCAGCAACCAGCTGTCGGATGTGATTCAGGAAGTGGCGAATTATGTACGCCAGCATCCGGGGATTACCCATCGGGTAGAGGATCTGGCTGCACGTGCGGGCTTGTCGCCCCGGTACTTCTCCATCAAATTCAAGGAATTGATCGGTTCTTCTGTCCAATCGTACATCATTCGCATGCGCATTGAGCGCGCAGAGCATTTGCTGGTACACACTGGCATGAATGTAACCGAGGTCGCGGATGCCCTTGGGTATCGGGATATCTTTTTCTTCAGTCGTCAGTTCAAGCAATACACCGGCAAAAGTCCTTCCGAGATTCGTTAG
- the asd gene encoding archaetidylserine decarboxylase (Phosphatidylserine decarboxylase is synthesized as a single chain precursor. Generation of the pyruvoyl active site from a Ser is coupled to cleavage of a Gly-Ser bond between the larger (beta) and smaller (alpha chains). It is an integral membrane protein.), whose translation MAKTLLRLMTELSSRKWISRTVGAFSKSRGSKAFIPYFVRTYNIPVQEAEKDWKEYRSLNDFFTRKLKPGMRPLDLSEHALISPVDAKITAAGPVSAGTILNVKGQNYTLAELLNHSPHLEKYKHGYAFVLYLSPRDYHRIHAPVSGRRIESEHIKGKVYPVNDFGLTHMKSVLSRNERLITYIGHAYGEVAVVKVGAMNVSSIQYADTAASTWAQGDDLAYFEFGSTVVLLTQSGTFEPDPRLQPGDSVKMGTLLGRLKPNR comes from the coding sequence ATGGCAAAAACGCTGTTGCGGTTAATGACCGAGCTTTCTTCTCGCAAATGGATCTCCCGGACTGTGGGAGCCTTCTCCAAGAGCAGAGGAAGCAAGGCATTTATCCCTTATTTTGTCCGGACCTACAACATCCCTGTTCAGGAAGCCGAGAAAGACTGGAAGGAATATCGTTCATTGAATGATTTCTTCACCCGCAAACTAAAGCCGGGCATGCGCCCGCTGGATCTTTCGGAACATGCACTCATCAGCCCTGTTGATGCCAAAATTACGGCAGCCGGGCCGGTATCTGCAGGCACCATCCTGAATGTTAAGGGACAAAATTATACACTTGCTGAACTATTAAACCACTCACCGCATCTGGAGAAGTACAAGCACGGCTATGCATTCGTCTTGTACCTCAGCCCTCGTGATTATCACCGGATTCATGCACCCGTCAGCGGGCGCAGAATCGAAAGTGAGCATATCAAGGGCAAGGTTTACCCTGTTAATGATTTTGGTCTGACCCATATGAAATCGGTGCTAAGTCGAAATGAGCGTCTGATTACGTATATCGGTCATGCTTATGGAGAAGTGGCTGTCGTCAAAGTCGGTGCCATGAATGTAAGCAGCATTCAGTACGCGGATACGGCCGCAAGTACTTGGGCACAAGGCGATGATCTGGCTTATTTTGAATTCGGTTCCACCGTGGTACTGCTGACGCAGAGCGGCACATTTGAGCCTGACCCCAGACTGCAGCCGGGGGATTCCGTCAAAATGGGTACACTGCTCGGCCGCCTGAAGCCAAATCGCTGA
- a CDS encoding YheC/YheD family protein — protein MPPETIGIMFDSRMYRGIPAGRTGQESLANYEQAAACYGLIPCFLRLEDVDSETKTCLAYVKKDGVYVRQKMPLPPVIHNRALQLRRADQHEVTKLLLQGIQVFNVRNRYRKDHIHDMLHQDPVLKKHLPHAAKAAPESLAYMMEHYNDLIIKPCSGSIGHGIMRLYKRDGDWKLTCQTKASRKGWATFRLSRGQLPSATLRRIFRHAYLIEERIPLVRYEGKPVDLRVSVQRGIDGLWGITGMFAKAAPAHTFVTNIAQGGKVMTLAEALDEEELGLSIAELEAQISAVGLRVARTLASSLPHLADLGLDLGIARNGQIYFIECNGRDQRYGFRKAGMPEHWKASYREPMAYGRLLTEQNSQIPRQPQTYRKYPY, from the coding sequence ATGCCCCCAGAAACGATCGGCATTATGTTCGATTCACGCATGTACCGGGGGATACCGGCCGGAAGGACCGGTCAGGAATCGCTCGCGAATTATGAGCAGGCAGCAGCCTGTTATGGATTAATTCCTTGCTTTTTGCGGCTTGAAGATGTGGATTCGGAGACGAAGACCTGTCTGGCATATGTCAAAAAGGATGGAGTATACGTTCGTCAAAAAATGCCTTTACCTCCCGTTATCCATAATCGTGCGCTCCAGCTTCGCCGGGCAGATCAGCATGAGGTGACCAAGCTGCTGCTGCAGGGCATTCAGGTATTTAACGTTCGGAATCGGTATCGCAAGGATCATATTCATGACATGCTTCACCAGGACCCTGTATTGAAGAAACATCTGCCTCATGCAGCCAAAGCTGCACCGGAGTCTCTGGCTTATATGATGGAACATTATAATGATCTGATCATCAAACCGTGCAGCGGCAGTATCGGACACGGTATCATGCGTTTGTATAAACGAGACGGGGACTGGAAATTGACTTGCCAGACCAAGGCTTCCCGCAAAGGCTGGGCCACATTCCGGCTCAGCAGGGGGCAACTGCCCTCAGCCACTTTGAGACGTATTTTTCGCCATGCGTATCTCATCGAGGAACGGATTCCGCTGGTTCGTTACGAAGGAAAACCCGTAGATCTGCGTGTATCTGTACAGCGGGGGATTGACGGACTATGGGGCATCACGGGCATGTTCGCCAAGGCAGCACCAGCCCACACCTTTGTCACCAATATTGCCCAAGGGGGCAAAGTCATGACCCTGGCAGAAGCCTTGGATGAAGAAGAACTGGGCCTCAGCATTGCAGAGCTCGAAGCCCAGATCAGTGCAGTCGGACTGCGAGTCGCCCGCACACTGGCTTCCAGCCTGCCGCATCTTGCCGACCTCGGTCTTGATCTGGGCATTGCCAGGAACGGACAGATTTACTTCATAGAATGCAATGGACGGGACCAGCGCTACGGTTTTCGCAAGGCGGGAATGCCTGAACACTGGAAAGCCAGCTACCGTGAGCCCATGGCATATGGACGTCTGCTGACGGAGCAAAATTCGCAGATTCCGCGTCAGCCGCAAACCTACCGTAAGTACCCGTATTGA